The following are from one region of the Chanos chanos chromosome 10, fChaCha1.1, whole genome shotgun sequence genome:
- the il1rl1 gene encoding interleukin-1 receptor-like 1: protein MSQPNSWLCLSPVDCELWEDSPREIRVKEGEALEWPCPNLDCSDNAHESEIFWYKRGRDGQDMEEIGKNESDRIHYHGARLYFLPIDLNDTGRYYTLWFYNGNECAKFETDLEVYMEFHDDLLYRLVASQASKPAIVCPFNEKNGSLTWYKDFHLIPGETEDILRIPNASKQDEGIYTCMLTWEHGGRIYNSSRSRRLRIMGPRASHAQPSNRLPPRIQYPVNGSTDVAELGSGKTLTCLAFFGINVRERHSVTWEFKPHRSKRYSIINREENGLFKSILTIHNVSETDFKTVFQCIARDDSSWVFVSVTLKAKESVLPTVWACVIGLLVFLLTLLLVKCFAVDLALFFRRFMVPKTRDDGKVYDAYVIYKSHNSEKTEKSVAHFISDILPTVMEDKCGFKLYIHGRDDLPGQDRMELVEKCIQLSRRLIVILTPRSDEGEKVTIPECYDWQVGLHQALVQGEMNVILIQVGDVDDFTHLPLSLQHLLQKSAPLRWKERSHGAASPNSRFWKRVRYMMPVPPCQSRAQTLKMLKVKHHGPQEVKESV, encoded by the exons ATGAGCCAACCGAACTCTTGGCTGTGTCTTTCTCCAGTGGATTGTGAACTGTGGGAGGACAGTCCACGAGAAatcagagtgaaagagggagaggctTTGGAATGGCCCTGTCCAAATCTCGATTGCAGTGACAACGCCCACGAATCCGAGATATTCTGGTACAAAAGGGGGCGGGATGGACAGGACATGGAGGAAATTGGAAAGAATGAGAGTGATCGAATTCATTATCACGGAGCCAGGCTATACTTCCTTCCAATTGACCTGAATGACACAGGACGTTACTACACTCTCTG GTTTTATAACGGGAATGAATGTGCCAAATTTGAGACAGATCTGGAGGTCTACATGGAGTTTCATGACGACTTATTATACAGATTAGTTGCATCACAAGCCTCAAAACCAGCCATCGTATGTCCCTTTAATGAGAAAAATGGATCTCTCACATGGTACAAG GATTTTCATCTGATTCCGGGGGAGACCGAAGACATTCTCCGAATTCCCAACGCATCCAAGCAAGACGAAGGGATCTACACCTGCATGCTGACGTGGGAACACGGAGGGAGGATTTACAACTCCTCCAGATCCCGCAGACTCCGGATAATGGGTCCGAGAGCAAGTCACGCAC agcCATCTAACAGACTTCCTCCGCGAATTCAGTATCCAGTTAACGGATCAACGGATGTGGCAGAACTGG GCTCTGGAAAGACCCTGACGTGTCTGGCTTTCTTTGGCATCAACGTGAGGGAGCGGCACAGTGTGACCTGGGAATTTAAGCCTCATCGCTCAAAAAGATACAGCATCATCAACAG GGAAGAGAACGGGTTGTTTAAATCCATTCTGACCATACATAATGTATCAGAGACAGACTTCaaaacagtgtttcagtgcATTGCTAGAGATGACAGCTCATGGGTGTTTGTGTCAGTTACTCTTAAGGCCAaag AGTCAGTGCTTCCCACAGTGTGGGCATGCGTGATTGGACTGCTGGTCTTCCTGCTCACTCTCTTGTTGGTGAAATGTTTTGCAGTAGAtctggctttgtttttcagacgCTTTATGGTGCCAAAGACTAGAGATG ATGGAAAGGTTTATGATGCGTATGTGATATATAAGAGCCATAACTCAGAGAAAACGGAAAAGTCAGTCGCCCACTTCATCAGTGACATTCTGCCCACTGTAATGGAGGACAAATGTGGTTTCAAACTCTACATCCATGGCAGAGATGACCTACCTGGGCAGG ATCGCATGGAGCTGGTGGAGAAGTGCATACAGCTGAGCAGGAGGCTCATCGTCATCCTCACCCCAAGGTCAGATGAAGGTGAAAAGGTCACGATCCCTGAGTGCTACGACTGGCAGGTTGGACTGCATCAGGCTTTGGTGCAGGGGGAGATGAACGTGATTCTCATCCAAGTGGGGGACGTGGATGACTTCACACACCTCCCCCTCAGCCTGCAGCACCTCCTCCAAAAGAGCGCCCCACTGAGATGGAAGGAGAGGAGTCACGGGGCAGCATCGCCAAACTCCCGATTCTGGAAGCGTGTGCGGTACATGATGCCCGTTCCTCCGTGCCAGTCAAGGGCCCAGACTTTGAAAATGCTTAAGGTCAAGCACCATGGCCCTCAGGAGGTCAAAGAGTCAGTTTAA